Within the Paenibacillus sp. AN1007 genome, the region CACCTGGGGCAGCCCCGATATAGATTTTGAACGTACCACGCCGAATCAGTTCAATCTGTTCATTCATCTCCTGTTCACTCAGTCTGCGATAGGTCTTGGGCTGCATATCGTTCACCTTCGCTGGAACAACCCACTCACCCTCACGAGCTGACCGATCCGCCACAAGCAGCAGATCAACACCCTGCAGTTTGCGAAGCAGCGCATTAATGATGGAGCCCTGCCACAACTCCTGCCAGCGTGTACGCCGCGAATGCCCCATGACAATCCGGGTAATCTGCTGTTTGACAGCACACTGTGCCAATGCGGCAGGGATGTTGCGACGGTGTAAGACCGGAAGCTCCTCCATGTGTCCGCCGATTTTCTCCACCAGTTTCATCATGCTGCGGCGAAATACCGCTGCTTCCCTCGTTAGCGGCTGTTTCATTTGACGGAAGACAACGACATGCAGGCTCCCGTTCAATCGACGGGCAATCTGCTGTCCACGCTGAATGTAGATCGAACCGTTCCAGTGGTACTGCGCGGAGACAAGAATACGTTCCATAATGCCTGTTGTGGGCGGAAGACCCATTTCCTCCCGATGTTCACGCAGAGATTCATTAACCCCTTCTGCTACAAGTCTCAACGCAAGCTCACGTAAAATGCCGAGATTGCCTTCCTGAAAAACGGCTGTGCTGCCGTGACTCTCCAGGTGACCTTCAGCAAAACGAGTCAAAATGGTTTCTGGTGTAACATCGATCAGCTTCACTTCATCTGCAAGTTCCAGTGTATCTGCAGGCACGGTATATGCTGCCTTGATTCCCGTCAGCCGTCTTGCCAGTTCGGTATAACCCTCCAGTTCATATACGTTCACCGTGGTCATAACGCTGATGTTGTGGCGCAGCAGGAAACGGATATCTTCCAACCGGGTTGCATGTACTGCTCCCTTCCGGTTTCGATGAGCCAACCCATCCACCAGTACAACCTCGGGATTACGTACCAGCAATGCATCCAGATTCAAGTCTTTCATCTCTGTTCCGTCACTGCTCCGAGTCCAGTGAATGCTGGGTACGCGCTCAAGCTCACCAAGCTGTTCAACCGTTTCAGGTCTTCTCATCGTGGACACAGCACAGATCACCACATCTACGCCCTGTTCGCGTAAATGATTGCCTTCCCTGAGCATATGATAGGTTTTGCCTGAACCGCTAACCGGACCAATGTAGATTTTCAGTGTGCCTTCCTGCAGCTTCGAAATCAGGTGGAGCATTTCTTCAGGAGATTTGCGCTTAAAGCTGTCCTCCATGCTTACATCCTCCCTTCCGCAACAATAGGGAAAGCCCCCTCCAGGATGAGAAGGAGCCTCCTTTCTACTTCCGTTGTGCTGCAGTGAGTGCCAGGTTTAGCTCCATTACATTGACATGCGGCTCACCGAATATACCCAACTGGCGGCCTTGCGTATGTTCTTTAATAAGCTCGGTCAACTGCTGCTCACTTAGTCCTGTCGTTCGGCTGATCCGGAGAATCTGCGTCTCAGCCGCTTCAGGAGACAAATCCGGGTCAAGTCCTGAACCGGAGCCAGTAACCAGATCGGCAGGAATCTGATGAGGTAGAGTGGGATTTTCCTGACGGAGCACAGCTAACTTATCATTCATCTCTGCGATATATTCCGGTGAGGCAACTGCACGATTCGAACCTGCGGAAGCGGTCGGATCGTATTTAGCGCTGGATGCCCGAGGCTGAAACAGCCCCGGTGACTTCACTTCCTGCGCGAGCAGAGAGGAGCCGATGACCTTTCCGCCACGAGTGATGAGACTGCCATTCGCCTGTGAAGGAAACAGCAGCTGAGCCACCCCTGTTGTTATAAGAGGATAGGCCAGACCGCAGAGAAGCATCAGCACAACCGCCAACCGCAGCGCCGGTATAAACATCTTCATACAAATCACTTCCTGAATGGATTTAGTGTATTAAGTTAGACAAAAGACTTATAGGTACTGCCCTTTGATTAGGATGCAGCTGGTTACCGTTCAATCCGAATTTATTATTCTCGCGATACTAACGCAGTACATCTCTTCTCTATTTTCCCGTTACATCAAACCCGACAACATCAGGTCAATCAGCTTGATACCGATAAACGGTACAATCACACCGCCGATACCGTAAATAAACACATTACGGCTCAGCAGCCGTTCGGCTGACATGGCCCGATACTTCACGCCTTTCATTGCAATCGGGATGAGCAGCGGAATAATAATTGCGTTGAAAATGAGTGCCGACAGAATCGCAGATTGCGGTGAAGAGAGATTCATAATGTTCAGTGCCTGAAGCTGCGGCATGGCGAGAATGAACATGGCTGGAATAATGGCAAAATACTTGGCAATATCATTGGATATCGAAAAGGTAGTCAATGCGCCCCGCGTAATCAGAAGCTGCTTGCCTATAGAGACGACCGACAACAGCTTGGTCGGGTCAGAGTCCAGGTCGATCATGTTGGCTGCTTCTTTGGCCGCCATGGTTCCCGAATTCATCGCCAGGCCAACATCGGCCTGGGCCAGGGCAGGAGCATCGTTCGTACCGTCGCCGGTCATGGCGACAAGCTTGCCCTCCTGCTGTTCTTTTTTGATCGCCGCAATCTTGTCCTCAGGCTTCGCTTCCGCTATAAAATCATCCACACCCGCCTCGAGTGCAATCGTTGCTGCTGTTAGTGGGTTATCACCTGTGCACATAATCGTTTTGATGCCCATGGCACGCATCTCGGCAAATTTCTCCTTGAGACCGGGTTTCACGGTATCTTTCAAATAAATTACACCGTAGATCCGGTCATTAATGGCTGCCGCCAGCGGCGTACCCCCGGCCTTGGCAATACGTGCCGCAATCTCATCCAGATCGCCCGGTACACGTCCACCTTCGGCAGTTACATACCGTTTGATTGCATCTACTGCGCCTTTACGGATTTTCGTTCCATCGCTCAGATTCAGACCAGACATACGTGTCTCGGCGGTAAACTCAATAGTTTCGGCATCCATGTAACTGCTCTCCGCCCAAGTCTGTTCCTGCCTGCCTGCAAGCTCCACTACAGAGCGGCCTTCCGGCGTCTCGTCTCGCACCGAAGCTTGAAGCGCCGCCCGTGTCATCTCGGGTACAGTTACACCCTGAACAGGGATAAATTCAGAAGCCATACGGTTGCCGTATGTGATCGTGCCTGTTTTGTCCAGAATCAATGTGTCGATATCACCAGCTGCTTCAACCGCTTTCCCTGACATGGCGAGCACGTTAAACTGTGTCACCCGATCCATGCCCGCAATACCAATGGCGGACAGCAGCCCCCCGATCGTAGTCGGAATAAGGCAGACGAGCAGGGCAATCAGGGTTGCCAGATCAAGCCGAATGCCGAGATAGTTCGCCATAGGAACCATCGTCAAAATGACGATCAGGAAAATCAGCGTTAATACGGCAAGAAGTGTAGTCAAGGCAATCTCATTTGGCGTTTTCTGACGCTGTGCACCCTCCACAAGAGAGATCATTCGGTCCAGAAACGATTCGCCGGGGTCTGTCTGCACCCGCATGATGATGTAATCGGAGGTAACCCGCGTACCTCCGGTGACCGAAGAGAAATCACCGCCGGCTTCCTTGATTACCGGAGCCGATTCCCCTGTAATGGCCGATTCATCGATAGAGGCCAACCCTTCTATAATTTCGCCGTCCGTTGGAATGAGCTGCCCGGCTTCCACACGGACGAGGTCCCCTTTTTTCAACTGGGTCGAAGCAACTTGTTTCAGTGTCCCGTCCTTCTGCACTTGATTGGCCATCGTATCTGATTTAGTCCTGCGCAGCGTGTCAGCCTGTGCTTTGCCCCGCCCTTCCGCCAGCGCTTCGGCGAAGTTCGCAAACAGCAGCGTGAAAAGCAGAATGAAAAATACAGCCACATTGTACCCCCGCCCTGCATCAGATGCGGTGAACAAGTGGGGATCAAAACATAACAGCAGTGTGATAAATGTACCGACTTCTACAATGAACATGACTGGATTTTTGATCATCACCATCGGATTCAGTTTTTTGAATGCATCACGCATGGCTTGGTATACCATCTGTTTATTTAAAGACTTTTTGGATGCAGGATGATGATGAGCATGACTGCTGCTTTGATGTTTTCGTTCTTGCGTTCGTTCCACTGCATTCATCGGGAATGCCACCTCCATACGTTATGACTTGCCCTTTTTACTCATTGAACCATCGCCAGATGCTCTGCAATCGGGCCGAGTGCAAGCGACGGGAAGAATGTCAGGGCACCCACGACCATAATCATCATCACCAAAATGCCAGCAAATAGCGGTGTGTGTGTCCGAAGCGTTCCAGTAGTGACCGGAACAACCCTTTTCACGGCAAGTGAACCTGCGATCGCAAGCATGGCAATCATCGAGATATATCTTCCCAGCAGCATAACAATGCCGATCGTGATGTTGTAAAAGTCTGTATTCGCGTTCAGTCCGGCAAAAGCCGATCCGTTATTGGCAGCACCGGAGGCAAAAGCGTACAGCACCTCGGTCAGTCCATGCGTGCCGCCATTTGAGATGGATGCCGCAGTCTCAGGCCGCATTAAAGCAAGCGCAGTTGGCACGAGAATAATCAACGGATGAATCAGCAGGGCGATACAAGCCAGCTTGATCTCTTTGCCTTCAATCTTTTTGCCCAGAAACTCCGGTGTTCGTCCGACCATCAAGCCGCAAATAAATACCGCAATGATCACATACAGCAGGCCGTTCAGCAGACCTACGCCCTTTCCGCCAAATACATTGTTCAGCATCATCTGAGCAAGAGAAACCAGACCTCCAAGTGGAGTGAGTGACTCATGCATGTTGTTCACTGAACCCGTCGTTGCCGCTGTAGTCACTGCCGTAAACAATGCTGATTCGGGAATGCCAAACCTGACCTCTTTACCTTCCATATTGGTTTGTAGTCCATTTGCATCCAGCGCAGGCACTCCCCGATACTCGGATACAAACACGGTTGTAAGCATCGCCACAAATAGAAAACCCATCGCGGCGAACAGCGCCCAGCCCTGTTTCCGATTGTTTACCATCAAGCCAAATGCATAGACCAACGCCGTGGGCAGCAGCATCATACAAACGATATGCACCAGATTGCTCAGTGCCGTGGGGTTCTCAAACGGATGAGCAGCATTGGTGCCGAACCAACCCCCTCCGTTGGTTCCAATGTGTTTAATCGACTCCAGCGAAGCCACTAACCCACGGGTAATGGTCTGCTGTACTCCTTCCAATGTGGATGCGTCCACCGCACCGGCCAGCGTCTGCGGCACCCCTTGAAATACAAGGAACAAGGCCACGATGAAGCTGAGCGGTAAAAAAATACGAGTAATCGACCGAACCAGGTCGACATAAAAGTTACCCAGATCATCCCGGCGGCCTACTAATCCGCGAATAAAAGCAATCGCTACCGCAAATCCTGTTGCCGCCGAGGTGAACATCGGAAACGTTACCGCCAGCAGTTGTGACAGATACGACAGAGTGTTCTCGCCCGTATAGGACTGCCAGTTGGTATTGGTCATAAACGAGGCGGCTGTGTTAAAGGCCTGCGCTGCCGACATATTATCGATCCCATCCGGATTGAGGGGCAGGAACTTTTGCAGCCGTAACACCAGAAACATCAGGATCAGCATGACCGCATTGGAGATGAGCACGGCAGACAGATATTTTTTCCACCCCATCGTTTCATCTTCCCGTACACCCATCAGCCGATACAATAATCGCTCCGGTCCGCCAAATACACGATCAAGTCCCGTTCGCTGCCTGTCAAATACCTTCACCAAATAACTGCCTGCTGGCTTCACCAGTAACAATATGATGAGTAGCGTGACCGCTACTTGCACTACACCGATACCCATATCTGCATATCCTCCCTAATCAACTAAACGTAAACGTGTCTTTGCTTTTTGTTACTCGCTTCTGACCACGATCAGAGCAGCAGGTCAAAAATATGAATAACAGCGTCAAAACTTCTCAGGTTTGACGAGTACATACCCGAGGTAGACCATCAGAGCCAGAACAATAATGCCGATGAAGATCATCCTTTAGAACCCCCCTTTCTTCCCTCAGGCCTTCTCGCAAAACTTCACAAATCCCCAAAACACCGCAAACAACAGTACGATCAGTCCAATCATCGCTGCATCATTAACCATGCGTCCTTCATCCCTCTCTTCCACCGTTCATCTTGCTTGCTGCAGTAAAATCGTAATATGAATCGCTGTAAAAAGGGGGTAAAGAAATACAGCTATGGCTGTAAAAAAAGCGTAAAAAAGACCCGCTCTTCTCAGCAGTCAGCTGAAAGAACGGGTCCATCGTAAATGTATATCCATAATGTATATCCATCTAGGATTACATTGCGTAAGTTATCCCTTTTTAAGAACTGCGGGTAGTCTTGCCCTTCATATCACGAACCTTGGCATTCGGACTACTTTTCATATATTTGTTGAAAAACTCTGGCTTGATTCCGGTCATATGATGAAAGAAAGAGGTCTCCACTTTCCAATCCTGCTCAACCATATACCGAATATCGACAAGACCTTTATTGGCAAGAAGGTCAATGATCGTCCGAACCCGCATAGGTGTCTGCAAAGGAATCGTCTGATCAAAAGGTTCTCTCTCCAGATATCCTCTTCGATGCATGGCTGCATAAAAATTACGATGTGATTTAGCATCCATCAATCCCAGATTAGCTGCACGGTAACCTAACACCTGCAAGGATGTTTTCCATTTATTTTTCAAATCAAGATAATGATCCGGATTGGTCACCTGGGAAATGCTCTGCATATCCTGTGTAAACTCTTCTTCCGGCAATAAAAACGCACCGGCAAACAGATTGGCTTCATTTTCGATGACCTTATGCTCTTTCCGATCCAGATTCACGAACTCCAAACGATAGTGAAGCAGCAAATGACCCAGTTCATGGGCAATATCAAAATTTCTACGTACTGCCGACCGTTTAATATTGCCTAAAATGATGAAAGGGCGATCCTCTCGCGTCCACAGGCTGTATGCATCGCTTCCTTCACCAATTGCCTTTTCGAAGACATATACTCCGCTTTTTTCAATCCAGAACATCAGGTTTTCATTGGTCACCCTCTCCAGATTCAATCGCTGCCTTGCAAGCTTTGCAACATATTGGATTTGGGCTGCACGATCATCCTGTGAGTGATTCATGTACTGGATCGCTTCTTCCCTGAGCTGAATGATTTTCAAGGTGGGGAGGCTGAGCTGAGCAGTAATATAGTTTACAAAGGTATCCAGATACTCCACATGCTTGGCCTCTGTCTGCGTCTTGGAGATCACATTCATCACTTTGGATCGATACGCGATGTTCATCACATTGATGTTGGCTGCGTTATTATGTTCAGCCAGTTTGTCCTTTTCGTAAAAATACTTGCTTTTCACACTGAAAATCCGTTTCAATTCATTAACGATAGGCACTTTGGGGGAAGTGTACGCATTTTCATACTGCCAGACCGCCTGCTCGGTCACACCCAGTTTTTCGGAAAGTTCCTTTCTCGAATAACCATGCATGATGCGCAGATTGGTCAGATTTTCACCCATGAACACACGGTTCCCTCCTTAAAATATAAGTTAAACTAAGATGATTACACGGACCACTCCGATGACAGAACAACCTTCCAATCGCTGTTATCCCCAGATTTTTTTGATCCCCTTTTTTCAAAGGGAAAATCCGGTGATAAAGGCGAAGGCTTCGCTTTTTCAGGTTTTTTCTGTCCTCTCCGTTTCGGTGTAATTAAATAGTTCAACTTATAGAGGCTAGGGGTGGGTTACCCCTGCCGCTCTTCTTCTAAAATTTCGATATCATATGCTGCCGGATCAAGTATATCGTCCACGTCAGGCGCGAGAACTTCACGTTCATGATCGCTAAGTTCCGCACCTGAGATGAGATCAGACAGATCTTCTATAAAATAGGCTATATTATCATGCGGATTAGGCAAATAGTGCTTTACTTCGGATATTTGATACGCATCATCAATAGCATAGGTGAGAATGTGAAACTCATTATACAGAGATGACAGCTGTTTAAGTTCTTCTTTCACACGAGTAACCTGACTTACTTGAATAGGCAAGGAAAGCTGCACTACCTTTTCTGATTGATCTGCATCATTCAGGG harbors:
- a CDS encoding histidine kinase, with protein sequence MEDSFKRKSPEEMLHLISKLQEGTLKIYIGPVSGSGKTYHMLREGNHLREQGVDVVICAVSTMRRPETVEQLGELERVPSIHWTRSSDGTEMKDLNLDALLVRNPEVVLVDGLAHRNRKGAVHATRLEDIRFLLRHNISVMTTVNVYELEGYTELARRLTGIKAAYTVPADTLELADEVKLIDVTPETILTRFAEGHLESHGSTAVFQEGNLGILRELALRLVAEGVNESLREHREEMGLPPTTGIMERILVSAQYHWNGSIYIQRGQQIARRLNGSLHVVVFRQMKQPLTREAAVFRRSMMKLVEKIGGHMEELPVLHRRNIPAALAQCAVKQQITRIVMGHSRRTRWQELWQGSIINALLRKLQGVDLLLVADRSAREGEWVVPAKVNDMQPKTYRRLSEQEMNEQIELIRRGTFKIYIGAAPGVGKTYMMLREGNDLLQKGIDIRIGLLETHGRADTEKQIGQLPVIPREQRLYQGTQLEEMDTEAILQLHPEVVLVDELAHTNVPGSKRKKRYEDVLRLLDAGISVITTVNVQHLESLNDAVEQITGVRVRETVPDRIIQSADEVQLIDVAPGALRQRMREGKIYAAAKIEQALVNFFKMGNLIALRELALRELADDVDERLESQASARTLRGPWRREESVFVCVSSDRHAERLIRRGFRMAYRLKAAWHVHHVHIGPAMSSEMKLHLAGLEQLTVRLGGHFHVHYSSKLGEVPGILTAKAAEAKATQLVVGQAKRVWWLNGHRGSGSVVNKLVRLSRHIDVLIVADDDYR
- the kdpC gene encoding potassium-transporting ATPase subunit KdpC, which encodes MKMFIPALRLAVVLMLLCGLAYPLITTGVAQLLFPSQANGSLITRGGKVIGSSLLAQEVKSPGLFQPRASSAKYDPTASAGSNRAVASPEYIAEMNDKLAVLRQENPTLPHQIPADLVTGSGSGLDPDLSPEAAETQILRISRTTGLSEQQLTELIKEHTQGRQLGIFGEPHVNVMELNLALTAAQRK
- the kdpA gene encoding potassium-transporting ATPase subunit KdpA, translated to MGVVQVAVTLLIILLLVKPAGSYLVKVFDRQRTGLDRVFGGPERLLYRLMGVREDETMGWKKYLSAVLISNAVMLILMFLVLRLQKFLPLNPDGIDNMSAAQAFNTAASFMTNTNWQSYTGENTLSYLSQLLAVTFPMFTSAATGFAVAIAFIRGLVGRRDDLGNFYVDLVRSITRIFLPLSFIVALFLVFQGVPQTLAGAVDASTLEGVQQTITRGLVASLESIKHIGTNGGGWFGTNAAHPFENPTALSNLVHIVCMMLLPTALVYAFGLMVNNRKQGWALFAAMGFLFVAMLTTVFVSEYRGVPALDANGLQTNMEGKEVRFGIPESALFTAVTTAATTGSVNNMHESLTPLGGLVSLAQMMLNNVFGGKGVGLLNGLLYVIIAVFICGLMVGRTPEFLGKKIEGKEIKLACIALLIHPLIILVPTALALMRPETAASISNGGTHGLTEVLYAFASGAANNGSAFAGLNANTDFYNITIGIVMLLGRYISMIAMLAIAGSLAVKRVVPVTTGTLRTHTPLFAGILVMMIMVVGALTFFPSLALGPIAEHLAMVQ
- a CDS encoding potassium-transporting ATPase subunit F, with amino-acid sequence MIFIGIIVLALMVYLGYVLVKPEKF
- a CDS encoding XRE family transcriptional regulator — encoded protein: MFMGENLTNLRIMHGYSRKELSEKLGVTEQAVWQYENAYTSPKVPIVNELKRIFSVKSKYFYEKDKLAEHNNAANINVMNIAYRSKVMNVISKTQTEAKHVEYLDTFVNYITAQLSLPTLKIIQLREEAIQYMNHSQDDRAAQIQYVAKLARQRLNLERVTNENLMFWIEKSGVYVFEKAIGEGSDAYSLWTREDRPFIILGNIKRSAVRRNFDIAHELGHLLLHYRLEFVNLDRKEHKVIENEANLFAGAFLLPEEEFTQDMQSISQVTNPDHYLDLKNKWKTSLQVLGYRAANLGLMDAKSHRNFYAAMHRRGYLEREPFDQTIPLQTPMRVRTIIDLLANKGLVDIRYMVEQDWKVETSFFHHMTGIKPEFFNKYMKSSPNAKVRDMKGKTTRSS